From a region of the Corythoichthys intestinalis isolate RoL2023-P3 chromosome 7, ASM3026506v1, whole genome shotgun sequence genome:
- the LOC130919363 gene encoding UDP-glucuronosyltransferase 2B16-like, with translation MPMHGYSLFFLALLVLLSSWRVCFCGKILVVPFEGSLWLNMEVLVKALHSHGHSMDVIRTDKSWYIKDGMPHYNTITVSVNEVFDPDFVNPLLEKTFALERQQSSLMSFLSLNLQMFKAMSGTSRIMCKLAIEILKDDNLMARLRESQYDLVLTDPELGTGIMLAHALQRPLVYNVRWVMSKEGHLVLAPTPLSYVPMTGSGLSDKMTFFQRIKNLIYFATWEFQYIFLVIPHYQAVCDQFFGPEVRFDELIQSADLWLMRADFVFEFPRPTMPNVIYMGGIQCKPAEPLPDHLEEFVQSSGEHGIIVMSLGTIVSQLPEDVADEIAATFAKLPQKVIWSYRGSKPSTLGNNTLLVGWMPQNDLLGHPKTKVFVAHGGTSGVLEAIYHSVPVVGIPLFFDQYDNLVRLSERGAGVMVTLALINKDDNFLKALQEVITNPSYRNNMQKLSKLHKDQPIPPLDNALFWIEFVMRHQGAAHLRTESYKLPWYAYYSVDVYLFLSGVVLVLLLTFFIVMRLLCSALCKRKLKRD, from the coding sequence ATGCCCATGCATGGATACTCACTTTTCTTCCTAGCACTCCTTGTGTTGTTGTCATCGTGGAGAGTTTGTTTTTGTGGTAAGATTCTTGTAGTACCCTTCGAGGGCAGCCTCTGGTTGAATATGGAGGTCCTGGTTAAAGCACTCCACTCTCACGGTCACTCCATGGATGTGATACGGACTGATAAGAGCTGGTACATTAAGGATGGCATGCCACACTACAACACCATCACGGTATCCGTCAACGAAGTGTTCGACCCGGACTTTGTCAATCCTCTTCTGGAGAAGACTTTTGCTCTGGAGAGGCAGCAAAGCTCCTTGATGAGCTTTCTAAGTCTTAATCTTCAAATGTTCAAGGCGATGTCCGGTACCAGCAGGATCATGTGCAAGTTGGCCATTGAGATATTAAAAGATGACAATTTAATGGCTCGTCTGAGGGAGAGTCAGTATGACCTGGTTCTCACAGACCCGGAGTTGGGAACGGGTATCATGTTGGCTCATGCTCTACAGCGACCTTTAGTCTATAATGTGCGTTGGGTGATGAGCAAAGAGGGGCATCTGGTCCTGGCGCCTACTCCTTTGTCTTACGTTCCTATGACTGGCTCCGGACTGTCTGATAAGATGACTTTCTTCCAAAGGATTAAGAATCTTATATACTTCGCCACATGGGAAttccagtatatatttttagtcATACCTCATTACCAAGCTGTCTGCGATCAGTTCTTTGGCCCAGAGGTAAGATTTGATGAACTTATCCAGAGTGCTGACTTGTGGCTCATGAGAGCAGACTTTGTCTTTGAGTTCCCTCGCCCCACCATGCCCAACGTAATTTACATGGGAGGCATCCAGTGTAAGCCCGCAGAACCTCTACCCGACCACCTGGAGGAGTTTGTACAGAGTTCTGGAGAACATGGCATTATCGTCATGTCTTTGGGGACTATTGTGAGCCAACTCCCTGAAGATGTCGCCGATGAGATCGCAGCTACTTTTGCCAAGCTCCCGCAAAAGGTCATCTGGAGCTACAGAGGTTCCAAGCCTTCCACTTTGGGTAACAACACCCTCCTTGTGGGCTGGATGCCACAAAATGACCTGCTTGGGCATCCCAAGACTAAAGTCTTCGTGGCTCATGGTGGGACAAGCGGCGTCCTGGAGGCAATTTACCACAGCGTCCCAGTGGTGGGAATACCATTGTTTTTTGACCAGTATGACAACCTGGTGCGTTTGTCAGAGAGAGGAGCAGGTGTGATGGTCACATTGGCCTTAATTAACAAAGATGATAACTTCCTGAAGGCCCTCCAGGAAGTTATTACCAATCCTTCCTACAGGAACAACATGCAGAAGCTCTCCAAGCTCCACAAAGACCAGCCCATCCCACCGCTAGACAATGCTCTCTTCTGGATCGAGTTTGTTATGCGGCACCAGGGTGCAGCTCACCTGAGGACCGAGTCCTACAAGCTACCCTGGTACGCCTACTACTCTGTGGACGTATATCTATTCCTGTCTGGGGTTGTGCTTGTTTTGTTGTTAACATTTTTTATCGTGATGAGACTGTTGTGCTCAGCTTTATGTAAGAGGAAATTGAAACGTGACTAG